The nucleotide window AAGTCCAGAATGCGCCGGCCCACCAGCGCACCGGCACTGCCCACGCCCAGCATATCAGCCAGGGCCGCGTTGGCCTGCCGGATGGTCAGGTCAGGGGCAATGATTTTCTGGCCCAGGGGCGAATTCTCAAACACCGTCCGGAAGCGCCGCTGGCTTTGCGCGTGCTGTTCCCGCTGCTGCGCCAGCTCCTGCGCCGCGGCCTGATACTGGCGCAGCTGCCGGATTTCTTCTCGCAGGGCATTCATTTCTATTTCGGCAGAGTCACTGGGGCTAAACATGAGCAGGGGTAGTATCCATGAAGCGGTGGAGGCGGGATACTGCTGACAAGGTACGGCCCGGCGGCCAGTCCGTTCCAGACTTTTCAGTATTTAGAAAAGACACTCGACGGTGCCGGCGCCTGGCCCGCAAAAGACTGCTCAGGTATAAGATGTTGATAATCTTTGTAGTAGTGAAAAGCCCAGAGCTGGGCGTTTGAGGCTCCGCCCTGAAACTCGTACTTTAGAGGTTCCAACTGGAGCCTGCCCGCCGGGTTCCGACCACCGCCAACTGCTACCACCGTGTTTATAGAACCCCGCGTCGGCACGAGCCGCGATACGCCCCGCCGGGGCTGGATTGAAGTTGTTTGTGGCTCCATGTTTTCGGGCAAAACCGAAGAGCTCATTCGCCGGCTGAACCGGGCCAAAATTGCCCGGCAGCGCGTCGAGATATTCAAGCCCGCCCTCGATACCCGCTACCACGACCATAACGTGGTGTCGCACAACGCTAATAGCATCCGCTCCACGCCCGTGCCCATTGC belongs to Hymenobacter cellulosilyticus and includes:
- a CDS encoding PAS domain-containing protein, whose product is MFSPSDSAEIEMNALREEIRQLRQYQAAAQELAQQREQHAQSQRRFRTVFENSPLGQKIIAPDLTIRQANAALADMLGVGSAGALVGRRILDFAHPHHRYDWELLQERLWGTRRQASRSKPAWCAPTAPRFGVGSLRFCSKMKPA